Proteins from one Telopea speciosissima isolate NSW1024214 ecotype Mountain lineage chromosome 1, Tspe_v1, whole genome shotgun sequence genomic window:
- the LOC122667790 gene encoding ACT domain-containing protein ACR12-like: MAAADVLLSSSTLRRYKVSDFRFSSQISQLDLSKIPLIRYASVESAAIGFSRRKHILQLQASVNSTSTVVLASSKSDQDADTVPMPMVLIGQDLDSDATIVQLSFGDRLGALIDTMKALKDLGLDVAKGTVTTEGSIKQTKFFITRLGSGRKVEDPGMIERIRLTIINNLLKYHPESSERLAMGEAFGIKAPERKLDVDIATHIHVKDDGPKRSVLSIETADRPGLILEIIKIMADININVESAEIDTEGLIGKDKFHVSYRGAALNSSLSQVLINCLRYYLRRPETDEDSY, translated from the exons ATGGCAGCAGCCGACGTTCTCCTCTCGTCTTCCACTCTCCGTCGATATAAAGTTTCTGATTTTCGTTTTAGTTCTCAAATCTCACAGTTGGATCTCTCTAAGATCCCTCTAATTCGATATGCATCTGTTGAATCCGCTGCAATcggtttctcaaggagaaa GCACATTCTGCAACTGCAAGCTTCTGTTAACTCTACAAGTACAGTGGTATTAGCCTCTTCG AAGTCAGATCAGGATGCTGATACTGTTCCTATGCCTATGGTTTTGATTGGTCAAGATTTAGATTCTGATGCAACAATTGTACAACTTAGTTTTGGAGATCGCCTTGGAGCTCTTATTGACACG ATGAAGGCCCTTAAAGATTTGGGCTTGGATGTGGCAAAAGGAACTGTTACAACTGAGGGATCAATTAAGCAAACAAAGTTTTTCATTACACGTTT GGGCTCTGGCCGCAAAGTTGAAGATCCTGGTATGATAGAGAGAATTAGGCTTACCATCATCAACAACCTTTTGAAGTATCATCCG GAATCTAGTGAACGACTTGCAATGGGTGAGGCTTTTGGAATTAAAGCACCAGAGAGGAAG CTTGATGTTGATATTGCAACTCACATACATGTTAAGGATGATGGACCGAAGAGAAG CGTACTTAGTATAGAGACAGCAGATCGACCAGGCCTGATACTAGAAATCATCAAGATTATGGCTGATATCAATATCAATGTGGAATCAGCAGAGATTGATACTGAA GGATTGATTGGCAAAGACAAATTTCATGTCAGCTACAGAGGGGCAGCACTAAACAGTTCCTTGTCTCAG GTCTTGATAAACTGTCTGCGTTACTACCTTCGAAGGCCAGAAACTGATGAAGATAGTTACTGA